TCCCGactcatattaatatataaattatattttcttcccCACTTGACACACAAAATATCTCTTGAAAtctcttattattattatcaaagtGGCATCTATTTATGTGACAGCATGAGTAATACTCCAATAAAATAGCGTGGAAAAAGAGAGAAGCCTTCACGCAAGTACAAAATTTGCGGCCAATTCTTCATGATCtttgatcaaaatttattcGATTAATGTATCCACTTTATCGGCCATATCACGATGAGTGTTTTGATGTAGCAAGGACAATTTTAGTTGAGTAATGATGACACTTTTTTAGGGGCGTGACAATAGTCCTTCTtcgcttctttttttttggtaaaaatttGCACTtcttaataaatcaaaattgtcGAGTTTTATTCtaccaaatattttttgtcaagTTTACTGTTTGcatcaattttttctcttattatgGTCGACAATGCCCATGCATCATTTGACGAATTCCTTAATAAAATCACCAAAATTGGATGCAAATTCGACTCAATTTCTGTTAGATACTACTTCCTCTCTGTTCTAcagtaataaagtcattttgtcattttagtacgttccatagtaatagtcatttctctttttagtaaaagtcaacacatatttccaaatctactttactctctcttactttattctctcttcgaTACATTGCTACTAATTGTAtggtatactccctccgtcccctattaagagtcacacttgtatttctgcactcgttttgtaaaaataataataaatagttaaagtcgataaatagtaaaataagatagagaataaggtagagaagagtcttctttacattattctctctcttattttaccatttttccactttaactatttattattatttttacaaaacgagtgtaGAAATGCAAGAGTAACTCTTAATCGGAGACAGAGAGTATTATTGAAGATACAATTTGGTTTAATTGTAAGCATAATTTCGCGGGATAGTTGACTTGTTATAGGGATATGGATTAATTACGATACAGTTAAGGAAATAAATACCACGATCCACGTGCTTATAGCAATTAAAATTCTAACCTGTAGGGATCGAAAAGTGTCGATCTAAGAGAGTAAGATTCGTATATAAGATGCGATTAAATGTTAACTAAGTCTGTTTAGCAAGAATAAGGAGAAATCTGTGAGCTCAAAAGACTTGATTGTATCTGTAAtcagaaaaatatatatatacatacaggTTTAAAtaagtgtttaattgattatttagttcttaatatatatactatcttTTTAATGTAAACTAATATGATTGagtatatactagtattagtcATATATTTTGATAGATAAAGTTATTCCTTTCCTcagatattaattattacaaGTTGACCTGATTTAAGTtttaagagagataaaaaaataatagaaataaagttAATAGAACATATGTCCTACTTTTTTCGTTTCACAGTAATAgatgcattttattttgtacacttattttaaaaaaataattataaatagttaaaatggagaaaatataaagtaagagagaaaatattgtagataagactcttctctacattattttctctctctccactttaactatttaatatcattttctcaaaacgaatgcaaaaaatgaaatgtctctattactgtggaacggagtGAGTACTATATagttctataataaaatataaatagataaaattagtGTAATATGAGATCTattataaaaagtagtgtAAAGTGAATAACAAGTATTGATCGAcggacaaaaaagaaaattactgATATATAATGGCGGAAGAAGGAGTACTAATGTactgtaatttttaataattatttacaagGATTCACCGGTCccttaaatcataaatttggccgattctagtattattttataaattttaaaattggtctaaaCTATCACAAACTATACATTATGTTTGTTATTTCTCGCAATAGGTTAATTACCATATTCGACTAACGTACATGACTTTTATATCCTACTTGTCATAACTAAATCAACATAGCATTATATGTGACTTTTTATTCTACTTGTCGTGCACCTAAAaagtgatactccctccgttccatagtaatagaggtgtttcttttcggtacggagattaaaaaaaaatgtgttaggtgagttaagtgaagggagaataaagtgaaaaatgaaaaaggtagagagacgaagagagagaaaagtaagggagtaaagtatgtgtgcaaaaatgtgttgacttttactaaaaagataaatgactatattactataaaacgtaccaaaatgacaaaatgactctattactatagaacgaagggagtataaaatatcataaacattttataattgcATATATACATAAGTTGTTgctgaaaatatcttattcgAGTCTATATAGGAAATTACAAACGAAAAGTAAATATTGTGATATTTAaggccaattttaaagttgatttcattttgagagagtaaattagatttataaataattttatatcaacGCATACACGAACACATTTATAAATCTGATCCCAGCCCAAAATTCCATGCCTAAAATTACGAATACCCAAAATAAGTTTCAAAGCAATGCCACCCACAAAACGGAAACAATTACTCAGTTACTTAATTCAATAATCGAACTAGCAAACTGCAAATAGAAATAGAACAAATTTGGgaatatgaaacaaaatggtgaaaattaCATGAAATCAGGGGGGAAATTTTTGTGCCAGTAAATGTTACATATAAATGTGGGTgtagaaaagaaagaaaaataagggaAATTCAAGCAAAATTTACCAGATTGGATCATGCCTTGAATCCCCAAATTTCTTCCTCATCACATTTATTGCAACAAAGCCTCTGCTAATCAGTAAAcctaatttacataaaatcccCAATTCAAGCCTGCGAATCTCCCTTCTTCCCATTCCcatctccttctctctccGTTATCAGCTTCGCCGCTTCCtcatccgccgccgccggctTCTTCTGCGCCTCCTTCGCCTTCAGCGCCTGCAATTTCGAGTGATTGTAGTAGGCGACGCCGATAAACGCCAATCCATAGCCGATCAGATTCACCGGCGTCACGGTATCCTTAATCACCGACCACGAGAATGCGATCAGCAGCCAATCCTTGACGACTCCGGCGACATTCATGGTCAATGCGGAGGTCTTCCCGACGAGGAGGAACACGGCGAGATTCAGCGCGAAGGCGCAGAGGCAATTGGTGCCGAAGATGAGGAAATCGAAGTGGAACGCGGCGGTTTGCTGCCTCAGCAAGGGGAATTCGACGATTAGCCACGGGATcgagaggaagaggaagcaGCTGGGGGCGACGTAGTAGAGAGACGTGATTGGGTTGAGATTGATTCCTTTGGAGGTGAGGAGGATTTGGATCATCACCAGCCGCGTCGCCTCGAACACAACGGCGCCTAATTGGAGGAACACTCCCCAGGAATCGTACTTCGCCTCGCCGTAGGCGGCGATTGCGACGCCGACGGAGATGGCGAGCATGTTGGACATGGTGGTGGACTTGTAGGCGTCCTTTTTGAGGAGGATTCCGATGGAGTAGACGGCGACGGGCATTAGCGCTTTGAGCATCTGGATGAAGGAGACGGAGAGGTAGATGTAGGCGGAATTGGAGAGCCAGAGGGAGAGGGAGTAGAGGGCGCCGATTGGGACGACGGAGGAGAGGTAGACGCGGCGGGAGAGGGCGGCGGGCTCGACTAAGCGGAAGACGCGGACGGCGGCGAAGGCGAGGGAGGAGCAGAAGGCCATGTGGATCATGGTGAGGGAGATGGGGAAGGGCCAATTGTACAACTTCCGATCCAGGATGTACTTGTTGTAGACGATGACGGTAAAGGAGAGGAAGATCCAGATCGCCACATACATGTAGGAGAGCATGATCTTCTTCACCACGCCGTCGGAGAGCGCACCGCCTTTCCCCATTGcttccggcggcggcggcggtggtggtcGAGATTTGGGGGATAaatttctagagagagagtgtgAGAGTAGGTCAGCTCAGATTCGAATGGGTTTTTCAAATTGGGTTCAAATTAGGGATTTTTAGAAGAGTTTTCAGGGGTATATTTGGGATTTCATTAGGAGAGAgatctatatctatattttatactatatcaaacaaaattttgttttatttttatggagaaTATGGTTTATAGCTGTGTAAATTGGTTTTTCCAAATCTATTAAATAAagggttttaataaattaaaagggacAAAGGAAATTTGGATTGAAAATTGGGTTTTGGTGAGTTGGGATGGGATTTCCGTTGACAATTACTAAATTTTATCGTCAACCGTTAAaggactttttttttcataataatgttacattaattaatttttgacaaTTATTAAGACGTGAACAGAATATGCAGTctcttttttgaaataaaataagaataaatatgATCTAGATGTGGGTATGGTAAAGGTGTGGGCCTATTGAAATTTCAGTAGAATCACATcccataaaattaatgaaatcgttgttttctctattttccattgatcttatttttgtagatagttttatatactagtagaaTGCAATTGttgttaataaaaaagtagtaaaaggAGATGAGGAAGTAGGATTTTCATGGGAAGGATTCACATGGTTGATGacaacaaaaatcaattaaaaaataggattCACATGGCTTGGCACATATGAAGTGAATTGAAGACAAAAAAGCAATTTAAGAGAGTTTGCAGTTGCGTAATGTGTAGTGTAGTATGAATTTCTGCAGATGTTAAGGTTTGCCAGCCATCATGcacttattattttcatttccaacACCATTTTAttctacatttttatttaccaAAATACACCAATCTCGTAAATCGTAATTGTTGTGTTTATATGTTTTACTATTAACtcttaaactaattaaattgggcTTCATCGTCACTTATACATTTTACAtatattcttctttttattgttaaagTCGTCGAATATGATTTTA
The genomic region above belongs to Salvia hispanica cultivar TCC Black 2014 chromosome 3, UniMelb_Shisp_WGS_1.0, whole genome shotgun sequence and contains:
- the LOC125215575 gene encoding probable sugar phosphate/phosphate translocator At2g25520; translated protein: MGKGGALSDGVVKKIMLSYMYVAIWIFLSFTVIVYNKYILDRKLYNWPFPISLTMIHMAFCSSLAFAAVRVFRLVEPAALSRRVYLSSVVPIGALYSLSLWLSNSAYIYLSVSFIQMLKALMPVAVYSIGILLKKDAYKSTTMSNMLAISVGVAIAAYGEAKYDSWGVFLQLGAVVFEATRLVMIQILLTSKGINLNPITSLYYVAPSCFLFLSIPWLIVEFPLLRQQTAAFHFDFLIFGTNCLCAFALNLAVFLLVGKTSALTMNVAGVVKDWLLIAFSWSVIKDTVTPVNLIGYGLAFIGVAYYNHSKLQALKAKEAQKKPAAADEEAAKLITEREGDGNGKKGDSQA